The following are from one region of the Muntiacus reevesi chromosome 3, mMunRee1.1, whole genome shotgun sequence genome:
- the SLC23A3 gene encoding solute carrier family 23 member 3 isoform X1 yields MSQSPPNAIQLQSAGSQSTLAPLPRPPDVQNPPSHSWASLCGPPPWGLSCLLALQHILVLASLLCTSHLLLLQSLPAGGLSFSPAQLLASSLFACGVSTSLQTWMGSRLPLVQAPSLQFLIPALVLTSQKLPLALRTPGNSSLVLPLCGGPGCHGLELWDTSIREVSGAVVISGLLQATLGLLGGPGHLFPRCGPLVLAPSLVVAGLSVYREVALLCFTHWGLASLLIVLMVVCSQHLGSCLLPPRPWRPASTSSTHTHLLAFRFLSVLIPVACVWTVSALLGLSIIPGELSAPTKAPWFWLPHPAEWDWPLLTPRALAAGISMALAASTSSLGCYALCGQLLHLPSPPPHACSRGLSLEGLGSVLAGLLGSPMGTASSFPNVGTVGLLQAGPRRVAHLVGLFCVALGLSPRLAQLLTTIPLPVLGGVLGVTQAVVLSTGFSSFHLADIDSGRNVFIVGFSIFTALLLPRWFREAQVLLSTGWSPLDVLLRSLLTEPIFLAGLLGFLLENTIPGTRLERGLGQGLPPPFTAREAPMPQKSKERADQEYELPFSIQNLCPCIPQPLRCLCPLPQDFGNEERGPSEPGEIADLLPDFGDQCPQPSRGESQ; encoded by the exons ATGAGCCAGTCACCCCCCAACGCCATACAGCTCCAGTCTGCGGGTTCCCAGAGCACCCTGGCTCCCCTGCCACGGCCACCTGATGTCCAAAATCCCCCCTCTCATTCTTGGGCCTCTCTGTGCGGGCCTCCTCCCTGGGGCCTCAGCTGTCTTCTGGCTCTGCAG CATATCTTGGTGTTGGCTTCTCTACTCTGCACCTCCCACTTGCTCTTGCTTCAAAGTCTCCCAGCAGGAGGACTCTCTTTCTCCCCTGCCCAGCTCCTGGCTTCCAGCCTCTTTGCATGTGGTGTGTCTACCTCCCTGCAAACTTGGATGGGCAGCAG GCTGCCTCTTGTCCAGGCTCCATCCTTACAGTTTCTTATCCCCGCCCTGGTGCTGACCAGTCAGAAGTTACCTCTGGCTCTCCGGACACCTGGAAATT CCTCACTTGTGCTGCCCCTCTGTGGGGGGCCTGGCTGCCATGGCTTGGAGCTCTGGGACACTTCTATCCGAGAG GTGTCTGGGGCCGTGGTGATCTCTGGGCTGCTGCAGGCCACTCTGGGGCTGTTGGGGGGTCCTGGCCACTTGTTCCCCCGCTGTGGGCCCCTAGTGCTGGCCCCCAGCCTGGTTGTGGCAGGGCTCTCTGTCTACAGGGAAGTAGCTCTGCTCTGCTTCACTCACTGGGGCCTGGCATCGCT GCTGATTGTGCTCATGGTGGTCTGTTCTCAGCACCTGGGCTCCTGCCTGCTACCCCCACGTCCCTGGAGGCCAGCTTCAACCTCTTCAACCCATACTCACCTCCTGGCCTTCAGGTTCCTCTCG GTGCTGATCCCAGTGGCCTGTGTGTGGACTGTTTCTGCCCTTCTGGGTCTCAGCATCATCCCTGGGGAGTTGTCTGCCCCCACCAAGGCACCGTGGTTTTGGCTGCCTCACCCAG ctgAGTGGGACTGGCCGTTGCTGACACCCAGGGCTCTGGCTGCAGGCATCTCCATGGCCTTGGCAGCCTCCACCAGCTCCCTGGGCTGCTACGCCCTCTGTGGCCAGCTGCTGCATTTGCCTTCTCCACCTCCGCACGCCTGTAGCCGAGGGCTGAGCCTGGAGGGACTGGGCAGTGTGCTGGCTGGGctgctgggaagccccatgggcaCTGCATCCAGCTTCCCCAATGTGGGCACAGTGGGTCTTCTCCAG GCTGGACCTCGGCGAGTGGCCCACTTGGTGGGGCTGTTCTGCGTGGCGCTGGGGCTCTCCCCAAGGCTAGCCCAGCTCCTCACCACCATCCCGCTGCCTGTGCTTG GTGGAGTGCTGGGGGTGACCCAGGCCGTGGTTCTGTCTACTGGATTCTCCAGCTTCCACTTGGCTGACATTGACTCTGGGAGGAATGTCTTCATTGTTGGCTTCTCCATCTTCACAGCCCTGTTGCTGCCGAGGTGGTTTCGGGAAGCTCAAGTCCTACTGAGcacag GCTGGAGCCCGTTGGATGTGCTACTGCGCTCACTGCTCACAGAGCCCATCTTCCTGGCGGGACTCTTGGGCTTCCTCCTAGAGAACACCATTCCTG GCACACGGCTTGAGCGAGGTCTAGGGCAAGGGCTGCCACCTCCTTTCACTGCCCGAGAGGCTCCAATGCCTCAGAAGTCTAAGGAGAGGGCAGATCAAGAGTATGAGCTTCCTTTCTCCATCCaaaacctgtgtccctgcattcCCCAACCCCTCCGTTGCCTCTGCCCGCTGCCCCAAGACTTTGGGAATGAGGAAAGAGGGCCCTCTGAGCCCGGAGAGATAGCTGACTTGCTGCCTGACTTTGGGGACCAGTGCCCTCAGCCTAGCAGAGGAGAGTCCCAGTAA
- the SLC23A3 gene encoding solute carrier family 23 member 3 isoform X3, protein MSQSPPNAIQLQSAGSQSTLAPLPRPPDVQNPPSHSWASLCGPPPWGLSCLLALQLLASSLFACGVSTSLQTWMGSRLPLVQAPSLQFLIPALVLTSQKLPLALRTPGNSSLVLPLCGGPGCHGLELWDTSIREVSGAVVISGLLQATLGLLGGPGHLFPRCGPLVLAPSLVVAGLSVYREVALLCFTHWGLASLLIVLMVVCSQHLGSCLLPPRPWRPASTSSTHTHLLAFRFLSVLIPVACVWTVSALLGLSIIPGELSAPTKAPWFWLPHPAEWDWPLLTPRALAAGISMALAASTSSLGCYALCGQLLHLPSPPPHACSRGLSLEGLGSVLAGLLGSPMGTASSFPNVGTVGLLQAGPRRVAHLVGLFCVALGLSPRLAQLLTTIPLPVLGGVLGVTQAVVLSTGFSSFHLADIDSGRNVFIVGFSIFTALLLPRWFREAQVLLSTGWSPLDVLLRSLLTEPIFLAGLLGFLLENTIPGTRLERGLGQGLPPPFTAREAPMPQKSKERADQEYELPFSIQNLCPCIPQPLRCLCPLPQDFGNEERGPSEPGEIADLLPDFGDQCPQPSRGESQ, encoded by the exons ATGAGCCAGTCACCCCCCAACGCCATACAGCTCCAGTCTGCGGGTTCCCAGAGCACCCTGGCTCCCCTGCCACGGCCACCTGATGTCCAAAATCCCCCCTCTCATTCTTGGGCCTCTCTGTGCGGGCCTCCTCCCTGGGGCCTCAGCTGTCTTCTGGCTCTGCAG CTCCTGGCTTCCAGCCTCTTTGCATGTGGTGTGTCTACCTCCCTGCAAACTTGGATGGGCAGCAG GCTGCCTCTTGTCCAGGCTCCATCCTTACAGTTTCTTATCCCCGCCCTGGTGCTGACCAGTCAGAAGTTACCTCTGGCTCTCCGGACACCTGGAAATT CCTCACTTGTGCTGCCCCTCTGTGGGGGGCCTGGCTGCCATGGCTTGGAGCTCTGGGACACTTCTATCCGAGAG GTGTCTGGGGCCGTGGTGATCTCTGGGCTGCTGCAGGCCACTCTGGGGCTGTTGGGGGGTCCTGGCCACTTGTTCCCCCGCTGTGGGCCCCTAGTGCTGGCCCCCAGCCTGGTTGTGGCAGGGCTCTCTGTCTACAGGGAAGTAGCTCTGCTCTGCTTCACTCACTGGGGCCTGGCATCGCT GCTGATTGTGCTCATGGTGGTCTGTTCTCAGCACCTGGGCTCCTGCCTGCTACCCCCACGTCCCTGGAGGCCAGCTTCAACCTCTTCAACCCATACTCACCTCCTGGCCTTCAGGTTCCTCTCG GTGCTGATCCCAGTGGCCTGTGTGTGGACTGTTTCTGCCCTTCTGGGTCTCAGCATCATCCCTGGGGAGTTGTCTGCCCCCACCAAGGCACCGTGGTTTTGGCTGCCTCACCCAG ctgAGTGGGACTGGCCGTTGCTGACACCCAGGGCTCTGGCTGCAGGCATCTCCATGGCCTTGGCAGCCTCCACCAGCTCCCTGGGCTGCTACGCCCTCTGTGGCCAGCTGCTGCATTTGCCTTCTCCACCTCCGCACGCCTGTAGCCGAGGGCTGAGCCTGGAGGGACTGGGCAGTGTGCTGGCTGGGctgctgggaagccccatgggcaCTGCATCCAGCTTCCCCAATGTGGGCACAGTGGGTCTTCTCCAG GCTGGACCTCGGCGAGTGGCCCACTTGGTGGGGCTGTTCTGCGTGGCGCTGGGGCTCTCCCCAAGGCTAGCCCAGCTCCTCACCACCATCCCGCTGCCTGTGCTTG GTGGAGTGCTGGGGGTGACCCAGGCCGTGGTTCTGTCTACTGGATTCTCCAGCTTCCACTTGGCTGACATTGACTCTGGGAGGAATGTCTTCATTGTTGGCTTCTCCATCTTCACAGCCCTGTTGCTGCCGAGGTGGTTTCGGGAAGCTCAAGTCCTACTGAGcacag GCTGGAGCCCGTTGGATGTGCTACTGCGCTCACTGCTCACAGAGCCCATCTTCCTGGCGGGACTCTTGGGCTTCCTCCTAGAGAACACCATTCCTG GCACACGGCTTGAGCGAGGTCTAGGGCAAGGGCTGCCACCTCCTTTCACTGCCCGAGAGGCTCCAATGCCTCAGAAGTCTAAGGAGAGGGCAGATCAAGAGTATGAGCTTCCTTTCTCCATCCaaaacctgtgtccctgcattcCCCAACCCCTCCGTTGCCTCTGCCCGCTGCCCCAAGACTTTGGGAATGAGGAAAGAGGGCCCTCTGAGCCCGGAGAGATAGCTGACTTGCTGCCTGACTTTGGGGACCAGTGCCCTCAGCCTAGCAGAGGAGAGTCCCAGTAA
- the SLC23A3 gene encoding solute carrier family 23 member 3 isoform X4 — protein MSQSPPNAIQLQSAGSQSTLAPLPRPPDVQNPPSHSWASLCGPPPWGLSCLLALQHILVLASLLCTSHLLLLQSLPAGGLSFSPAQLLASSLFACGVSTSLQTWMGSRLPLVQAPSLQFLIPALVLTSQKLPLALRTPGNSSLVLPLCGGPGCHGLELWDTSIREVSGAVVISGLLQATLGLLGGPGHLFPRCGPLVLAPSLVVAGLSVYREVALLCFTHWGLASLLIVLMVVCSQHLGSCLLPPRPWRPASTSSTHTHLLAFRFLSVLIPVACVWTVSALLGLSIIPGELSAPTKAPWFWLPHPAEWDWPLLTPRALAAGISMALAASTSSLGCYALCGQLLHLPSPPPHACSRGLSLEGLGSVLAGLLGSPMGTASSFPNVGTVGLLQAGPRRVAHLVGLFCVALGLSPRLAQLLTTIPLPVLGGVLGVTQAVVLSTGFSSFHLADIDSGRNVFIVGFSIFTALLLPRLEPVGCATALTAHRAHLPGGTLGLPPREHHSWHTA, from the exons ATGAGCCAGTCACCCCCCAACGCCATACAGCTCCAGTCTGCGGGTTCCCAGAGCACCCTGGCTCCCCTGCCACGGCCACCTGATGTCCAAAATCCCCCCTCTCATTCTTGGGCCTCTCTGTGCGGGCCTCCTCCCTGGGGCCTCAGCTGTCTTCTGGCTCTGCAG CATATCTTGGTGTTGGCTTCTCTACTCTGCACCTCCCACTTGCTCTTGCTTCAAAGTCTCCCAGCAGGAGGACTCTCTTTCTCCCCTGCCCAGCTCCTGGCTTCCAGCCTCTTTGCATGTGGTGTGTCTACCTCCCTGCAAACTTGGATGGGCAGCAG GCTGCCTCTTGTCCAGGCTCCATCCTTACAGTTTCTTATCCCCGCCCTGGTGCTGACCAGTCAGAAGTTACCTCTGGCTCTCCGGACACCTGGAAATT CCTCACTTGTGCTGCCCCTCTGTGGGGGGCCTGGCTGCCATGGCTTGGAGCTCTGGGACACTTCTATCCGAGAG GTGTCTGGGGCCGTGGTGATCTCTGGGCTGCTGCAGGCCACTCTGGGGCTGTTGGGGGGTCCTGGCCACTTGTTCCCCCGCTGTGGGCCCCTAGTGCTGGCCCCCAGCCTGGTTGTGGCAGGGCTCTCTGTCTACAGGGAAGTAGCTCTGCTCTGCTTCACTCACTGGGGCCTGGCATCGCT GCTGATTGTGCTCATGGTGGTCTGTTCTCAGCACCTGGGCTCCTGCCTGCTACCCCCACGTCCCTGGAGGCCAGCTTCAACCTCTTCAACCCATACTCACCTCCTGGCCTTCAGGTTCCTCTCG GTGCTGATCCCAGTGGCCTGTGTGTGGACTGTTTCTGCCCTTCTGGGTCTCAGCATCATCCCTGGGGAGTTGTCTGCCCCCACCAAGGCACCGTGGTTTTGGCTGCCTCACCCAG ctgAGTGGGACTGGCCGTTGCTGACACCCAGGGCTCTGGCTGCAGGCATCTCCATGGCCTTGGCAGCCTCCACCAGCTCCCTGGGCTGCTACGCCCTCTGTGGCCAGCTGCTGCATTTGCCTTCTCCACCTCCGCACGCCTGTAGCCGAGGGCTGAGCCTGGAGGGACTGGGCAGTGTGCTGGCTGGGctgctgggaagccccatgggcaCTGCATCCAGCTTCCCCAATGTGGGCACAGTGGGTCTTCTCCAG GCTGGACCTCGGCGAGTGGCCCACTTGGTGGGGCTGTTCTGCGTGGCGCTGGGGCTCTCCCCAAGGCTAGCCCAGCTCCTCACCACCATCCCGCTGCCTGTGCTTG GTGGAGTGCTGGGGGTGACCCAGGCCGTGGTTCTGTCTACTGGATTCTCCAGCTTCCACTTGGCTGACATTGACTCTGGGAGGAATGTCTTCATTGTTGGCTTCTCCATCTTCACAGCCCTGTTGCTGCCGAG GCTGGAGCCCGTTGGATGTGCTACTGCGCTCACTGCTCACAGAGCCCATCTTCCTGGCGGGACTCTTGGGCTTCCTCCTAGAGAACACCATTCCTG GCACACGGCTTGA
- the SLC23A3 gene encoding solute carrier family 23 member 3 isoform X2, with amino-acid sequence MSQSPPNAIQLQSAGSQSTLAPLPRPPDVQNPPSHSWASLCGPPPWGLSCLLALQSPSRRTLFLPCPAPGFQPLCMWCVYLPANLDGQQAASCPGSILTVSYPRPGADQSEVTSGSPDTWKFLTCAAPLWGAWLPWLGALGHFYPRGVWGRGDLWAAAGHSGAVGGSWPLVPPLWAPSAGPQPGCGRALCLQGSSSALLHSLGPGIAHLGSCLLPPRPWRPASTSSTHTHLLAFRFLSVLIPVACVWTVSALLGLSIIPGELSAPTKAPWFWLPHPAEWDWPLLTPRALAAGISMALAASTSSLGCYALCGQLLHLPSPPPHACSRGLSLEGLGSVLAGLLGSPMGTASSFPNVGTVGLLQAGPRRVAHLVGLFCVALGLSPRLAQLLTTIPLPVLGGVLGVTQAVVLSTGFSSFHLADIDSGRNVFIVGFSIFTALLLPRWFREAQVLLSTGWSPLDVLLRSLLTEPIFLAGLLGFLLENTIPGTRLERGLGQGLPPPFTAREAPMPQKSKERADQEYELPFSIQNLCPCIPQPLRCLCPLPQDFGNEERGPSEPGEIADLLPDFGDQCPQPSRGESQ; translated from the exons ATGAGCCAGTCACCCCCCAACGCCATACAGCTCCAGTCTGCGGGTTCCCAGAGCACCCTGGCTCCCCTGCCACGGCCACCTGATGTCCAAAATCCCCCCTCTCATTCTTGGGCCTCTCTGTGCGGGCCTCCTCCCTGGGGCCTCAGCTGTCTTCTGGCTCTGCAG TCTCCCAGCAGGAGGACTCTCTTTCTCCCCTGCCCAGCTCCTGGCTTCCAGCCTCTTTGCATGTGGTGTGTCTACCTCCCTGCAAACTTGGATGGGCAGCAG GCTGCCTCTTGTCCAGGCTCCATCCTTACAGTTTCTTATCCCCGCCCTGGTGCTGACCAGTCAGAAGTTACCTCTGGCTCTCCGGACACCTGGAAATT CCTCACTTGTGCTGCCCCTCTGTGGGGGGCCTGGCTGCCATGGCTTGGAGCTCTGGGACACTTCTATCCGAGAG GTGTCTGGGGCCGTGGTGATCTCTGGGCTGCTGCAGGCCACTCTGGGGCTGTTGGGGGGTCCTGGCCACTTGTTCCCCCGCTGTGGGCCCCTAGTGCTGGCCCCCAGCCTGGTTGTGGCAGGGCTCTCTGTCTACAGGGAAGTAGCTCTGCTCTGCTTCACTCACTGGGGCCTGGCATCGCT CACCTGGGCTCCTGCCTGCTACCCCCACGTCCCTGGAGGCCAGCTTCAACCTCTTCAACCCATACTCACCTCCTGGCCTTCAGGTTCCTCTCG GTGCTGATCCCAGTGGCCTGTGTGTGGACTGTTTCTGCCCTTCTGGGTCTCAGCATCATCCCTGGGGAGTTGTCTGCCCCCACCAAGGCACCGTGGTTTTGGCTGCCTCACCCAG ctgAGTGGGACTGGCCGTTGCTGACACCCAGGGCTCTGGCTGCAGGCATCTCCATGGCCTTGGCAGCCTCCACCAGCTCCCTGGGCTGCTACGCCCTCTGTGGCCAGCTGCTGCATTTGCCTTCTCCACCTCCGCACGCCTGTAGCCGAGGGCTGAGCCTGGAGGGACTGGGCAGTGTGCTGGCTGGGctgctgggaagccccatgggcaCTGCATCCAGCTTCCCCAATGTGGGCACAGTGGGTCTTCTCCAG GCTGGACCTCGGCGAGTGGCCCACTTGGTGGGGCTGTTCTGCGTGGCGCTGGGGCTCTCCCCAAGGCTAGCCCAGCTCCTCACCACCATCCCGCTGCCTGTGCTTG GTGGAGTGCTGGGGGTGACCCAGGCCGTGGTTCTGTCTACTGGATTCTCCAGCTTCCACTTGGCTGACATTGACTCTGGGAGGAATGTCTTCATTGTTGGCTTCTCCATCTTCACAGCCCTGTTGCTGCCGAGGTGGTTTCGGGAAGCTCAAGTCCTACTGAGcacag GCTGGAGCCCGTTGGATGTGCTACTGCGCTCACTGCTCACAGAGCCCATCTTCCTGGCGGGACTCTTGGGCTTCCTCCTAGAGAACACCATTCCTG GCACACGGCTTGAGCGAGGTCTAGGGCAAGGGCTGCCACCTCCTTTCACTGCCCGAGAGGCTCCAATGCCTCAGAAGTCTAAGGAGAGGGCAGATCAAGAGTATGAGCTTCCTTTCTCCATCCaaaacctgtgtccctgcattcCCCAACCCCTCCGTTGCCTCTGCCCGCTGCCCCAAGACTTTGGGAATGAGGAAAGAGGGCCCTCTGAGCCCGGAGAGATAGCTGACTTGCTGCCTGACTTTGGGGACCAGTGCCCTCAGCCTAGCAGAGGAGAGTCCCAGTAA
- the SLC23A3 gene encoding solute carrier family 23 member 3 isoform X6 has protein sequence MSQSPPNAIQLQSAGSQSTLAPLPRPPDVQNPPSHSWASLCGPPPWGLSCLLALQHILVLASLLCTSHLLLLQSLPAGGLSFSPAQLLASSLFACGVSTSLQTWMGSRLPLVQAPSLQFLIPALVLTSQKLPLALRTPGNSSLVLPLCGGPGCHGLELWDTSIREVSGAVVISGLLQATLGLLGGPGHLFPRCGPLVLAPSLVVAGLSVYREVALLCFTHWGLASLTWAPACYPHVPGGQLQPLQPILTSWPSGSSRCLPPPRHRGFGCLTQAGPRRVAHLVGLFCVALGLSPRLAQLLTTIPLPVLGGVLGVTQAVVLSTGFSSFHLADIDSGRNVFIVGFSIFTALLLPRWFREAQVLLSTGWSPLDVLLRSLLTEPIFLAGLLGFLLENTIPGTRLERGLGQGLPPPFTAREAPMPQKSKERADQEYELPFSIQNLCPCIPQPLRCLCPLPQDFGNEERGPSEPGEIADLLPDFGDQCPQPSRGESQ, from the exons ATGAGCCAGTCACCCCCCAACGCCATACAGCTCCAGTCTGCGGGTTCCCAGAGCACCCTGGCTCCCCTGCCACGGCCACCTGATGTCCAAAATCCCCCCTCTCATTCTTGGGCCTCTCTGTGCGGGCCTCCTCCCTGGGGCCTCAGCTGTCTTCTGGCTCTGCAG CATATCTTGGTGTTGGCTTCTCTACTCTGCACCTCCCACTTGCTCTTGCTTCAAAGTCTCCCAGCAGGAGGACTCTCTTTCTCCCCTGCCCAGCTCCTGGCTTCCAGCCTCTTTGCATGTGGTGTGTCTACCTCCCTGCAAACTTGGATGGGCAGCAG GCTGCCTCTTGTCCAGGCTCCATCCTTACAGTTTCTTATCCCCGCCCTGGTGCTGACCAGTCAGAAGTTACCTCTGGCTCTCCGGACACCTGGAAATT CCTCACTTGTGCTGCCCCTCTGTGGGGGGCCTGGCTGCCATGGCTTGGAGCTCTGGGACACTTCTATCCGAGAG GTGTCTGGGGCCGTGGTGATCTCTGGGCTGCTGCAGGCCACTCTGGGGCTGTTGGGGGGTCCTGGCCACTTGTTCCCCCGCTGTGGGCCCCTAGTGCTGGCCCCCAGCCTGGTTGTGGCAGGGCTCTCTGTCTACAGGGAAGTAGCTCTGCTCTGCTTCACTCACTGGGGCCTGGCATCGCT CACCTGGGCTCCTGCCTGCTACCCCCACGTCCCTGGAGGCCAGCTTCAACCTCTTCAACCCATACTCACCTCCTGGCCTTCAGGTTCCTCTCG TTGTCTGCCCCCACCAAGGCACCGTGGTTTTGGCTGCCTCACCCAG GCTGGACCTCGGCGAGTGGCCCACTTGGTGGGGCTGTTCTGCGTGGCGCTGGGGCTCTCCCCAAGGCTAGCCCAGCTCCTCACCACCATCCCGCTGCCTGTGCTTG GTGGAGTGCTGGGGGTGACCCAGGCCGTGGTTCTGTCTACTGGATTCTCCAGCTTCCACTTGGCTGACATTGACTCTGGGAGGAATGTCTTCATTGTTGGCTTCTCCATCTTCACAGCCCTGTTGCTGCCGAGGTGGTTTCGGGAAGCTCAAGTCCTACTGAGcacag GCTGGAGCCCGTTGGATGTGCTACTGCGCTCACTGCTCACAGAGCCCATCTTCCTGGCGGGACTCTTGGGCTTCCTCCTAGAGAACACCATTCCTG GCACACGGCTTGAGCGAGGTCTAGGGCAAGGGCTGCCACCTCCTTTCACTGCCCGAGAGGCTCCAATGCCTCAGAAGTCTAAGGAGAGGGCAGATCAAGAGTATGAGCTTCCTTTCTCCATCCaaaacctgtgtccctgcattcCCCAACCCCTCCGTTGCCTCTGCCCGCTGCCCCAAGACTTTGGGAATGAGGAAAGAGGGCCCTCTGAGCCCGGAGAGATAGCTGACTTGCTGCCTGACTTTGGGGACCAGTGCCCTCAGCCTAGCAGAGGAGAGTCCCAGTAA
- the SLC23A3 gene encoding solute carrier family 23 member 3 isoform X5 encodes MWCVYLPANLDGQQAASCPGSILTVSYPRPGADQSEVTSGSPDTWKFLTCAAPLWGAWLPWLGALGHFYPRGVWGRGDLWAAAGHSGAVGGSWPLVPPLWAPSAGPQPGCGRALCLQGSSSALLHSLGPGIAHLGSCLLPPRPWRPASTSSTHTHLLAFRFLSVLIPVACVWTVSALLGLSIIPGELSAPTKAPWFWLPHPAEWDWPLLTPRALAAGISMALAASTSSLGCYALCGQLLHLPSPPPHACSRGLSLEGLGSVLAGLLGSPMGTASSFPNVGTVGLLQAGPRRVAHLVGLFCVALGLSPRLAQLLTTIPLPVLGGVLGVTQAVVLSTGFSSFHLADIDSGRNVFIVGFSIFTALLLPRWFREAQVLLSTGWSPLDVLLRSLLTEPIFLAGLLGFLLENTIPGTRLERGLGQGLPPPFTAREAPMPQKSKERADQEYELPFSIQNLCPCIPQPLRCLCPLPQDFGNEERGPSEPGEIADLLPDFGDQCPQPSRGESQ; translated from the exons ATGTGGTGTGTCTACCTCCCTGCAAACTTGGATGGGCAGCAG GCTGCCTCTTGTCCAGGCTCCATCCTTACAGTTTCTTATCCCCGCCCTGGTGCTGACCAGTCAGAAGTTACCTCTGGCTCTCCGGACACCTGGAAATT CCTCACTTGTGCTGCCCCTCTGTGGGGGGCCTGGCTGCCATGGCTTGGAGCTCTGGGACACTTCTATCCGAGAG GTGTCTGGGGCCGTGGTGATCTCTGGGCTGCTGCAGGCCACTCTGGGGCTGTTGGGGGGTCCTGGCCACTTGTTCCCCCGCTGTGGGCCCCTAGTGCTGGCCCCCAGCCTGGTTGTGGCAGGGCTCTCTGTCTACAGGGAAGTAGCTCTGCTCTGCTTCACTCACTGGGGCCTGGCATCGCT CACCTGGGCTCCTGCCTGCTACCCCCACGTCCCTGGAGGCCAGCTTCAACCTCTTCAACCCATACTCACCTCCTGGCCTTCAGGTTCCTCTCG GTGCTGATCCCAGTGGCCTGTGTGTGGACTGTTTCTGCCCTTCTGGGTCTCAGCATCATCCCTGGGGAGTTGTCTGCCCCCACCAAGGCACCGTGGTTTTGGCTGCCTCACCCAG ctgAGTGGGACTGGCCGTTGCTGACACCCAGGGCTCTGGCTGCAGGCATCTCCATGGCCTTGGCAGCCTCCACCAGCTCCCTGGGCTGCTACGCCCTCTGTGGCCAGCTGCTGCATTTGCCTTCTCCACCTCCGCACGCCTGTAGCCGAGGGCTGAGCCTGGAGGGACTGGGCAGTGTGCTGGCTGGGctgctgggaagccccatgggcaCTGCATCCAGCTTCCCCAATGTGGGCACAGTGGGTCTTCTCCAG GCTGGACCTCGGCGAGTGGCCCACTTGGTGGGGCTGTTCTGCGTGGCGCTGGGGCTCTCCCCAAGGCTAGCCCAGCTCCTCACCACCATCCCGCTGCCTGTGCTTG GTGGAGTGCTGGGGGTGACCCAGGCCGTGGTTCTGTCTACTGGATTCTCCAGCTTCCACTTGGCTGACATTGACTCTGGGAGGAATGTCTTCATTGTTGGCTTCTCCATCTTCACAGCCCTGTTGCTGCCGAGGTGGTTTCGGGAAGCTCAAGTCCTACTGAGcacag GCTGGAGCCCGTTGGATGTGCTACTGCGCTCACTGCTCACAGAGCCCATCTTCCTGGCGGGACTCTTGGGCTTCCTCCTAGAGAACACCATTCCTG GCACACGGCTTGAGCGAGGTCTAGGGCAAGGGCTGCCACCTCCTTTCACTGCCCGAGAGGCTCCAATGCCTCAGAAGTCTAAGGAGAGGGCAGATCAAGAGTATGAGCTTCCTTTCTCCATCCaaaacctgtgtccctgcattcCCCAACCCCTCCGTTGCCTCTGCCCGCTGCCCCAAGACTTTGGGAATGAGGAAAGAGGGCCCTCTGAGCCCGGAGAGATAGCTGACTTGCTGCCTGACTTTGGGGACCAGTGCCCTCAGCCTAGCAGAGGAGAGTCCCAGTAA